TGCTCGGTTTCCAGAACGGTGTCGTTGGGGATCTCGCCCCGGAGGATCTTGGCAAAGATGTTCTGGTCGTCATAGACGTAGGGCATGGGGTCCTCACTCCGAAATGGGTTGGTCGCCGGTGCGATCTTGCCCTGTTCATAGGCGATCGGCCCGGAGGCTGCCAGAGCCGCGGCTCAGCCCAGCGTCACATCCAGCACCATCATCAGGATCAGACCGGCGGTCAGCCCAGTCGTCGCCCGGTTCTGATGCCCGTGGCGGTGGGTTTCGGGGATGATCTCGTGGCTGATGATATAGACCATCGCCCCCGCCGCGAAGGCCAGACCCCAGGGCAACAGATGTTCTGACACCGACACGGCGGCGGCACCGATCACGCCCCCCACCGGTTCGATCAAACCAGTCGCCAGCGCGATCAGGAACGCGCGGAACCGGCCATAGCCCTGGCCCGCCAGTGCCACGGCCACCGCCAGCCCCTCTGGCGCGTTTTGCAGGCCGATGCCGGTGGCCAGCGACAGGCCGTTGGCCACATTGCCACCGCCGAAGCCCACACCGACGGCCATGCCCTCGGGGAAATTGTGAATTGTGATCGCGATGACGAACAGCCAGATCTTGGCCAGCGCCGCGGCCTCGGCCCCCTCGCGCCCCTCGACGAAATGTTCGTGCGGCAGCAGTTCATTCATCGCCGCCACGGCAAGGGCGCCAATCGCGATTCCGGCCCCGGTCAGAAGCGCGGCCACGACCACGCTGCCATACAGCCCCTGTGCCGCGTCGATCCCCGGCAGGATGAGCGAAAAGAACGACGCCGACAGCATCACGCCAGCGGCAAAGCCCAGCATCGTGTCATTGGTCCGGCGGGAGAAGCTGCGCCCGAACAGGATCGGCAGTGCCCCGACGCCGGTCATCAGACCGGCCGCAAGGGAGGCGAGAAGACCCAAGGTTACGATACTCATACCCTTGCATGGCGGATTGGCCGGGACGCAGCAATCCCCGTTGCGATGCCGGGCGCCGATTGGTAAAGCCGTTTTACCAAAGCGAGGGACCAGCCATGGCCGTGATCACCACCATCGAAGACCTGCGCCGCATTTATGAGCGCCGCGTGCCCCGGATGTTCTACGACTATTGCGAAACCGGCAGTTGGACCCAGCAGACCTTCCGCGACAACACCACGGATTTCGAGAAGATTCGCCTGCGCCAGCGCGTGGCCGTGGATATGGAGGGTCGGTCGACCGCCACGCAGATGATCGGGCAGGATGTGGCGATGCCGGTGGCCCTGGCCCCGGTGGGGCTGACCGGCATGCAATCGGCCGATGGTGAGATCAAGGCCGCCAGGGCGGCAGAGAAGTTCGGCGTGCCGTTCACGCTGTCCACGATGTCGATCTGTTCCATCGAGGATGTGGCGGCCAACACCACGAAACCCTTCTGGTTCCAGCTTTACGTGATGCGCGACGAGGACTACGTCGCCAGCATCCTTCAGCGCGCGAAAGACGCGAACTGTTCGGCGCTGGTCCTGACTCTGGATCTGCAGATCCTCGGCCAGCGGCACAAGGACCTGAAGAACGGC
The genomic region above belongs to Rhodovulum sp. P5 and contains:
- a CDS encoding ZIP family metal transporter, yielding MSIVTLGLLASLAAGLMTGVGALPILFGRSFSRRTNDTMLGFAAGVMLSASFFSLILPGIDAAQGLYGSVVVAALLTGAGIAIGALAVAAMNELLPHEHFVEGREGAEAAALAKIWLFVIAITIHNFPEGMAVGVGFGGGNVANGLSLATGIGLQNAPEGLAVAVALAGQGYGRFRAFLIALATGLIEPVGGVIGAAAVSVSEHLLPWGLAFAAGAMVYIISHEIIPETHRHGHQNRATTGLTAGLILMMVLDVTLG